One window of Vitis riparia cultivar Riparia Gloire de Montpellier isolate 1030 chromosome 5, EGFV_Vit.rip_1.0, whole genome shotgun sequence genomic DNA carries:
- the LOC117914123 gene encoding ADP-ribosylation factor-like protein 5 produces MGAFVSKFWFMLFPAKEYKIVVVGLDNAGKTTTLYKLHLGEVVTTHPTVGSNVEELVYKNIRFEVWDLGGQERLRTSWATYYRGTHAVIVVIDSTDRARITIMKDELFRLLQHDDLQNSVILVFANKQDIKDAMTPAEITDALSLHSIKNHDWHIQACCALTGDGLYDGLGWIAQRVTGKAPS; encoded by the exons ATGGGGGCATTTGTGTCAAAATTCTGGTTCATGTTGTTTCCTGCAAAGGAGTATAAGATTGTTGTTGTTGGATTGGATAATGCTGGAAAGACCACAACTCTTTACAAATTACACTTGGGTGAGGTGGTCACCACACATCCTACCGTTGGGAGCAACGTGGAGGAGCTCGTTTACAAGAATATTCGATTCGAG GTGTGGGATCTTGGTGGGCAAGAAAGGCTGAGGACATCATGGGCAACTTATTACAGAGGAACTCATGCTGTTATTGTCGTGATAGATAGCACTGACAGAGCCAGGATCACAATTATGAAGGATGAACTCTTCAGGCTGCTTCAACATGATGATCTTCAAAATTCTGTCATTCTCGTCTTTGCAAACAAACAGGACATCAAGGATGCTATGACCCCTGCTGAGATCACGGATGCCCTTTCTCTCCACAGCATCAAGAATCATGATTGGCATATCCAAGCCTGTTGTGCCCTCACCGGGGATGGCCTGTACGACGGTTTGGGGTGGATTGCCCAGCGGGTTACAGGAAAAGCCCCAAgttag